The genomic segment agaagaagtagacttgagGGCAATTACTTTTTTCtcatgagaggattcttcttcgctgtattgtttcattgttagctcatgcgtcattagagatccaaggAGCCCCTtgagtggtagcttgttcaaatcttttgcttcttggattgccgtgaccttgacttcctatgaccttggtaaagagcgaagaatttttctgacaaggtcactgttagtataacttttgccaagactttttaagccgttgacaatatcagtgaatctagtgaacatgcaagagatggtttcattagattccattttaaatagttcatatttatgaactagcatgtttattttagattccttgatttgatttgtgccctcatgggtcacttcaagtctatcccatatctcttttgcagaattgcaagtagagattctattgaattcattagggtccaaggcacaataaagaacattcattgctttggcatttagttgtgcctttcttctatcgttatcatcccaatctttttcgagcttgggtatagcaatgttatctacatagatagaaggaatatatagttcattaactatgatgctccaaacatcatagtcttgggcttggataaatatcctcattttAGCCTTTCAATAGGTGTAGTTAGTTCCATTGAataatggaggcctattggtggattgcccctcactaagaaaagatccaaaagggtttttgtcattttaatcttttactcttttcaaggattggaacaccaatcgatataagagcacttgctctgataccacttgttgcccaagaagacaacccaagagggagggtgaatttggttttaattaattattgctcAATTCAAAATAaggtgagtgattaactaaatatattgcaagtgaattagttagatcactggatgcaatgagtgaagagagTGAAAGAGACAAGGTGCAATACAAATATAGAAAAATTTAtaatggttcggagccaactcttgctcctacgtccactttccaagccgtacttgggagttcactataattcctaggattacagccggttgttttacaagctcacaacccaacttgttgttttcacgaggtcacaataaactcggtcggttttgacaggctcaccgactagaaccatccgattattttttcgggttgacaatcaaacccagttggttttttctggttcaccaaccacaaccttacactgttggttttatctttggctcaccaacaaaccttacaacccttgattcaatcccctgattgcatcaagtaagaaaaagacTAAGTTTAAGAGttcacaaagaaagcttctaaaaagcaagtgtgagaacaatataagcaaagtagagttagaagccctcaaacagattttagatgaggaggtgggggcttctcgatttttgactctcctcttgaatgtgccgaAAAATGGAGGACAGTAgcagagccttgaatgtgagggaAGCACTTTTtgatttgagttgaatgcacctcttccttcttttgcttgtattttctCTTAGGAAGCTCTTGGTAgttgaaatgctttaatgctcagatggaatagctcttttgttgtctactactgttcactctggctatttaagtggttccATTCGAAAATAGCCATTAAagagtgatttggagccgttctgtccCGTGTGCACATCCTGACCTTGTATCCGttaggatcggagtcgactcgtgcgatctggagtcgactcggctgttactggagtcgactcgtgctttactggagacggcTCACCCACTGTTCCAGATttaaattaaagtgcatgcctcatcctggagtcgactcagaccaaactggagtcgactccccaacagctggagacgactcgggcacttaggggtcagttcgttctcagggttccagaaactcaactttctatttttcttcctcgagtcgactcgggtttacttggagtcgactcggctaacttgagaGACGACTCAATATTCTCGGAAGATGACTCGTTCTCAGAGACTGAAAAATTGATTCTCTATCTTTTGAACAtttctgccttggagtcgactcggaccttactggagtcgactcgactatcttaggggtcgactctgaaacacttggagtcgactcgttcacagggtctccaaaagtgagtctctgccttttcagactgctttcctttgggagtcgactcgccaagaatcggagtcgactcacaatcttttagagttgactcggtaacagggtctaaaatccatcgttctgtctttctgtctgttaccctttggagtcgactcgggactatctggagtcgactcgccaagcatcggagtcgactcaaaaccttcaagagttgacttgttgacagggtctgaaaaccatcattctgtctttctgtctgttaccctttggaatCGACTCGGGactatctggagtcgactcgccaggcatcggagtcgactcgaaaccttcaggagtcgactcgctgataaGGTCTGAAAatcgtcgttctgtctttctgtctgttctcagtcggagtcgactcgaggagttccggagtcaactcgagcttgtgccaaaaACATCAAACCACCCGGAGTCGATCGCAaagttttggagtcgactcgtgatgttTGGTTAAAATTGAGTCCAAtacttagccaaattactttgaaccaaagctcgaggCACTTAAACAGAAATTCATACATTGttacctgaaacactagatttaaTTCATTAGtgcaacataagatatactcaaaatgctttgtgctcatcaaaatcaattagggaatACTCAATTACTCCACACAAGTCCCCAATCTCCAAGTTACAATGATACCTTTGGATAATCCCTAAGATTCCACAACATAGAACCCCAAAAATCTAGGGATGGCTTGCCTTGCATGCAGAAGACTATCACCGGACAAATGGTTTTCGAACATCACACACATCTCGGGGTCATGAAGTTGTACCAATCTTCTGAAGGTCGGGCTAAAGAAAGGTTTCTTGGTCCTCCGATAGCTCCACAGAAGGATCTTCATTCAGAGTGAGTGGAATGAGGAGGCCCCCCGCGCCTTCGCCGTTGTAGCATCTGGATAGCCTGCCCTTGTGAAGGCCCACCTGGGTCCATCTCAGTCCAAGAAAAAGAGAGCCCCCACATGCACCCTTCGGCACTAGCGACGCCCCCTAATCTCCAAAACCCTCCTAAGAATAGGAACCTTTTCGACCACTGTGATTCGGACCACATCGGGCTTCGACACCACCTCCGGGCCAGTGACAGGGGCAACCACCACCACTAAGGGAGACCACCCCTCTAGATCTGCCGCAGAGCCACCTGCTCAAGGCGAAGGATGGCCGGCAACCTCCCCTTGCCAGAGGTTAGCGTCACCCGATGCCTCTCCCGTGGCCTCTCACGATCCAGCCCCTTGGGCCACCGTCAGAGGGCTTCTACTCCGGAGACGAAGGCGATCGCCCCTGGGTGTGCTCGCCCGCTCTCCCAAAATGGGGGTCGCTTGCCCCTGGGCGCCAGGCCTAGCCTCCACAGGCCCACAGTCCCCTCGCTCCTTAGGTGGGCTTTTGGCCTGCTTCAACAGGCCCGGGCTGGACATGGCCTCCACCATTACCTCATCAGCCCGACTCACCTGGCTTGGCCCAATATTGGTATGTCAACTGTCCGACTTGCACCGCTCCCCCCACTCGGACGACTCAAACTAGACTCTGAGTCTGGATGGGCTTGACTCGCCTCATCCACAGACGTCCTCGACTCGCCGGTCAAAAGTCCCTTCTCTAGAGAGCTTCTCTAGGCCACCTTTTTTCGCTTCTGCCAGCTGTCAGAATCCGGTGGTGACACGGGAGAGGTCAGCCGATTTTCTGGGGAGCTTGACCTCAAGTTGGAGTAGGCCGTCCCTGAGGCCGACTCGGGGGTGTGAGCGGCCTCCTTCCTCACCCTTGCCTTGACGCCGGCCGACCTCGACTGGCGGATGCGGCTGGTGGCCAGCCAGGGGCTGAACATCGTCCCGTGACCCCGCTCAGCCCCCACGACCTCAGCTTGCACCAACCCCTTGATCGGAGCCTTCACCACCATCGGCGTGGGGAGAGGGCCCCGATCCGCTTCTTCCTTTGGCTCTAGCACAGGGAGGGACTGCATCTCCACGTGATCGGTTCGGGcataagaaaaacaaaaggccGGCAGGTTCTCATATACGAAGACCTGTCAGAACCTCTGCTTCTCCCCTTGGATGAAGATGCCCAGCTTGAGGGGGTCGAGAACATTGATCTCGatcttcaacctagcatacccTAACTTTCGAAGTTGGACGGTGAAATCGTCCAGGGCCAGCAGCTAGCCCGCCGCCACGATGTCCAGTATGGTCTCCCGCTCCCAGTATTCCAGTGGAAGGCACGGAAGCTGGATCTAGACCGTCATGCAGCTGACTGTGTTGATACCCGGACCAAAGTCCGGCTTCCATTCTTCCATGGACAGCAGCTGGCCTGCCACTAGCCACAACCTATTCTCCAACGTGGCATCCCGGTCCTCCCTGCTCTTGAAACAGATGGTGAGGAACTCCTCCGCCATTGGAAAGACATCCACGTCGTCCTCCAATGGGCCCCCGACCCACAGCTCCTGGGCCACCCAATCTGTCGACACCCTCTGCCCTAAGCTCTGGATGACCACCGCCGTCGTCGCCCAGGCGGTCCGGGACCTCTTCACTCGATCCGATGGCAACtccagcatctcggtgaagtgGCGCTAGAGGATCTTGAGTTCCTTTTTCGAGATATGATGGTTGGTCCACGCCGGCTGCCGAGTGGAGCCTGGGCCACTGTGAACCACGAGGGGGTGGTCTCGGCCCCTCTCGAAAGCGGCCTTGCTTCGCTGCCAGCCGGCATTTTGGCCGCCTGCATGTATTGGCCGCCACCCCTTTGGCCATCTCTTCCGTCTCACCAGCCATCACCGCCGAGCTCATGGTGTTCGTAGAAAGGCTCCACTGAGTGCATGAATATTAGAGCAGCAATGGTCAGTTCGCATtactttttcaaaaagaaaaaaaatctacctATATGGACGGTGGAAATGGGTTTGTTAACTGAATCTATTTATGCTAATCAAACTCACCGGTTCGATTGAGCAATTCCAAATTACGTCGGCACCGGAAGCTGAGCTTGCAATATGAATGGACTATCGTATCACTTTTTTTACATTATATAGCTTGTAGAATTCTTGGCAGCTGGATGGACTTGTATATGACTAGTGCAACCTTATGTACATCACCATTATAGATCAAGGAAATCATAAGACAATCTTAATTGATAAATACAACAGAAAGCCCACAGCCTAGATAGAGCACTCGATCACCAAAAACATAAGAAGAACGAAGACTACAAAATAGACACAGCAGATCAAGGACACCAAAAGCACAATACCAATTCCGATCCACTAAGTAAAACACACCCATAAATAGGATTATAGCCTCCCCACTTCGTAGCTCTAATACCATATAATAGCTAGTTTTTGATTATTTAAAGGTAACCATTATTTTTAGATATAATAATATCGAAAACCTTAAACTAAACCCCCATCTAAtcaaacaaaacacacaagccATAGCATTATCTTATTTACTCCGAGATAGCGGCCTTCTCCTCTGCCACCTCGGCCTTCGCCTCCTCCTCCACTGCTGGTGGCGCCGCCTCCTCGACAGCCTTGGGCTCCTCCCCGGTTGGCTTCTCGACGACCACTTCAGCGGGCTTCTCGGCTTCAGAAGCAGGGGCCTCCGGTTCTGGCTctggctttggttcttctttcGGTTCCTCAGCCTCTGGTTCGGCCTTGGCCTCCGGCACCTCGACTGCAGGCTCTTCAAGAGGCTTCTCCTCGGGCTCTGCCGCTGCTGGTGCATCTGGGGCCGGCTTCTCGGGTGCGGCGGCTGGGGCTTCTTCTTTGGACTCTTCGACGGGGGGTGCAGCGGGCTCAGTCTCGGCTACCGGCTCAGCGGTCGGCGCGGGAGCTG from the Phoenix dactylifera cultivar Barhee BC4 chromosome 14, palm_55x_up_171113_PBpolish2nd_filt_p, whole genome shotgun sequence genome contains:
- the LOC103698083 gene encoding procyclic form-specific polypeptide B-alpha-like isoform X1 gives rise to the protein MATVEVIHFSILFPPLTNMSPCPWTGLQLLHKIAYVLFRHSLLAYHVTEVGTTPVIEAPTEAPAVPAEAEPAPAPTAEPVAETEPAAPPVEESKEEAPAAAPEKPAPDAPAAAEPEEKPLEEPAVEVPEAKAEPEAEEPKEEPKPEPEPEAPASEAEKPAEVVVEKPTGEEPKAVEEAAPPAVEEEAKAEVAEEKAAISE
- the LOC103698083 gene encoding protein TsetseEP-like isoform X2 codes for the protein MATVEVGTTPVIEAPTEAPAVPAEAEPAPAPTAEPVAETEPAAPPVEESKEEAPAAAPEKPAPDAPAAAEPEEKPLEEPAVEVPEAKAEPEAEEPKEEPKPEPEPEAPASEAEKPAEVVVEKPTGEEPKAVEEAAPPAVEEEAKAEVAEEKAAISE